In SAR324 cluster bacterium, a genomic segment contains:
- a CDS encoding chemotaxis protein CheW, translated as MTFNVGSELFGVRIEIVQQIIRPPQITAIPRTPGFFLGVLNLRGETISTIDLRVRFSMGKAVKSAETRVIIVDYRHSRLGLLVDRMGSVLNINNNQIRTPSPFIEKNTLEYLSGTVQIDAKKSLLLLDADRLMAPEDFRLGEVIIRSDKTGQGGELVVAEPEQVLIGFKLADEYYLMEINIVEEIIRSPTAISEVPQHTRALEGVFHLRDQIIPLLRLTKRFGLPDQPDGPNTAVLVVNVLGVKIGLIVDAITGVKRLRESNIEPLPKNVEASRSRHLKGVFQSKDNGQHFVYLVTILEKIFLEDELERLGDFQDAHMQEMLESAKPVAEIMSLLRFKVGGEIYAIRILQVNQITNMQTVCSVPMTPDYIKGVMNVRGEIITVLDLSTMFGSTEMFSSKKAKIIVVDIGERKVGLQVEEVIGIVFLPRNIFDIPENWGERGEHRLVEAIGREESGDVTVLLDLDATLKQATEFGQHFKKTESEMSMA; from the coding sequence GTGACCTTTAACGTAGGTTCTGAACTTTTTGGTGTTCGCATTGAAATTGTACAGCAAATCATTCGCCCCCCGCAAATCACCGCCATTCCCAGAACCCCCGGATTTTTTCTGGGTGTTCTGAATCTGCGGGGCGAAACGATCTCCACGATTGATTTAAGGGTCCGTTTCAGCATGGGCAAAGCGGTGAAATCCGCTGAAACTCGTGTGATTATTGTGGACTACAGACATTCAAGACTGGGGTTGCTGGTTGACCGTATGGGTTCTGTGCTCAATATCAACAACAACCAGATCCGCACCCCCTCGCCCTTCATTGAAAAAAACACACTGGAATATCTCTCCGGAACCGTTCAGATTGATGCCAAAAAGTCCTTGCTGTTGCTGGATGCGGACCGCTTGATGGCGCCTGAGGATTTTCGTTTAGGCGAAGTGATCATTCGTTCGGATAAAACAGGTCAAGGCGGGGAACTGGTCGTGGCGGAGCCTGAACAGGTTTTGATCGGATTCAAACTGGCAGACGAATATTATCTGATGGAAATCAATATTGTGGAAGAAATCATACGATCGCCAACAGCCATCTCTGAAGTTCCGCAACACACCAGGGCGCTCGAAGGGGTATTCCATCTCCGTGACCAGATCATTCCACTGCTCAGACTGACCAAACGATTCGGACTTCCCGACCAACCTGATGGGCCCAATACCGCGGTGCTCGTGGTGAACGTGCTTGGCGTCAAAATTGGTTTGATTGTAGATGCCATCACCGGAGTCAAGCGACTCAGGGAATCCAATATTGAACCACTGCCCAAAAATGTGGAGGCCTCCCGTTCCAGACATTTGAAAGGTGTGTTTCAATCAAAAGACAATGGTCAGCATTTTGTGTATCTGGTCACAATTCTTGAGAAAATTTTTCTGGAAGATGAACTGGAACGCCTGGGCGATTTTCAGGATGCCCACATGCAGGAAATGCTGGAATCTGCCAAACCTGTGGCTGAAATCATGTCACTTTTGCGGTTCAAGGTCGGTGGCGAAATCTATGCGATCCGGATTCTTCAGGTGAATCAGATCACCAACATGCAGACCGTTTGCTCGGTGCCCATGACGCCGGATTATATCAAAGGCGTGATGAATGTCCGTGGAGAAATCATCACGGTCCTCGACTTGTCGACCATGTTTGGCAGTACGGAAATGTTTTCCAGTAAAAAAGCAAAAATCATTGTTGTGGATATCGGCGAACGTAAGGTCGGACTTCAGGTGGAAGAGGTCATCGGAATCGTATTTCTCCCACGCAATATTTTTGATATTCCTGAAAATTGGGGCGAACGGGGAGAGCATCGCCTCGTCGAAGCGATTGGACGTGAAGAGTCAGGTGACGTCACTGTCCTGCTTGATCTGGACGCAACCTTGAAACAGGCCACTGAGTTTGGTCAGCATTTCAAAAAAACTGAGAGTGAAATGAGCATGGCCTAA